TGACCGGATCGCGTGGATCAGTAGTTGTGAGGCTTGTGCCTGCACCACGGGCGCCCCGCTAACCGGGCGTGCCCAGTCGAGGTCAAGCTCGTCTTGGCCCTCGTGCAACTTCGCGTGTGCGAGGTCCAGCAGCACGGCCAACTCGGCCTCGGTGTGCGCCGAGCCGAGGTGCTCGATCACGCGGTCACGGCCTCCGGCGTACTCAGCCAGTTGGACCGCCGTGGCTCCCGAAGCCGTCTTCACCTTCCGCACGAACACCACGAACGAGACGCTACCGGCCCACCGTTAGTGTGTGGTTCACGAACCCGGCAACCCGCTGACCAGCACAAACACCGCGTCAGGTGCCATCAATCGGCATCACCTGTGCAAGTCAGGTCCGACTCCGGCAGTTCGTCGTTGTCCCCGTCGTCTCCGAGGAGATCGACCAGCTCGATGCCGTCCAGTTCCGCGAGGCGTTCATCTGCGTCGGTCAAGCCGTCTTCGTCGGCAGTGGCGGCGCGCGAGAAGTACTCACGTGCTTGCTCTTCGTCGCCGCCGGCCAGAAGTGCCTCGGCGTACGCGTAGAGCAAGCGGGCGGCCCACGGCTGACGACCGGCCTTGTCGAGTGCGGGAATTCGCAGTCCGATCAGCGCGGCGTCCGGCTGACCCATGTCACGACGCACACCGGAGACCACGATCGCGAGTTCGATGGCGTCGTCCTGAGCCAGTCGCTTGGCCTCGGGCGAAGCCGCGAGGTCGAGCGCCCGATCGAACCGGCCGAGTCCACGCTCGCAGTCGACCATGTACGGCAACAGGTGGTCCGACCCGGACAGCCGACGCGCTGTCTTGAACTCCCGTAGTGCGTCGGTGAACTCACCCCGCCGGTAACGGACCAGACCCAGGGCCTCACGGACGGCAGGCACCCGTCCGGCGCGGCGGGCAGCATGTTCGGCGTGGTCGAGTGCCTTGTCGGGGTCGTCGTCGAGCACGATCGCCGTCGCCGCAAGGTGAGCGGCGACTCCTTCGGCGTTCTCCACGGTGAGCGTTCGCAGTTGTTGCCACACACTGCGGTCGAGTTCCTTACC
This is a stretch of genomic DNA from Yimella lutea. It encodes these proteins:
- a CDS encoding tetratricopeptide repeat protein, with amino-acid sequence MTGKELDRSVWQQLRTLTVENAEGVAAHLAATAIVLDDDPDKALDHAEHAARRAGRVPAVREALGLVRYRRGEFTDALREFKTARRLSGSDHLLPYMVDCERGLGRFDRALDLAASPEAKRLAQDDAIELAIVVSGVRRDMGQPDAALIGLRIPALDKAGRQPWAARLLYAYAEALLAGGDEEQAREYFSRAATADEDGLTDADERLAELDGIELVDLLGDDGDNDELPESDLTCTGDAD